A stretch of Henckelia pumila isolate YLH828 chromosome 4, ASM3356847v2, whole genome shotgun sequence DNA encodes these proteins:
- the LOC140866278 gene encoding salicylate carboxymethyltransferase: protein MEVKQVLHMNGGLVATSYANNSLLQRKVISMTKPITDEAITELYISMNAPKDLCMAELGCSSGPNTMAVATELVKTVRELCRALGQQPPEFRIHLNDLNGNDFNSILRDHLPKFQLELRDERSRGGRVSPCFVSAVPGSFYGRLFASNTLHFIHSSYSLMWLSKIPKEVELLNKDNIYMASASPRQVIHAYYNQFRNDFSTFLRCRSEEVVSGTGRMVLTVLGRRSEDARSKECCYIWELLALALKQMVAEGVIEEEKLHSFNIPQYTPSPTEVKEEVEKEGSFGINHLETSEISWAAWGKGFHAAAAAEPDGNNVSGCMRSVAEPLLSERFGESVMDQIFDKYSKILCDRLAKGEEPKFVNVTVSMTRK from the exons ATGGAAGTAAAGCAAGTGCTTCACATGAATGGAGGTTTGGTGGCGACCAGTTACGCTAATAACTCCTTGCTTCAG AGAAAGGTGATATCCATGACAAAGCCAATAACAGATGAAGCCATAACTGAACTTTACATTAGTATGAATGCCCCCAAGGACTTGTGCATGGCTGAATTGGGTTGTTCCAGTGGACCAAATACAATGGCTGTGGCGACGGAGCTCGTCAAAACCGTCCGCGAATTATGCCGGGCACTAGGCCAGCAGCCTCCTGAGTTTCGGATACATTTGAATGATCTGAATGGGAATGACTTCAACTCCATTTTACGGGACCATTTGCCCAAGTTTCAACTGGAGTTACGAGACGAAAGGAGTCGCGGCGGCCGAGTCAGTCCATGCTTTGTGTCTGCGGTCCCTGGATCCTTTTACGGCAGACTTTTTGCTTCAAACACTCTGCATTTTATCCATTCCTCTTATAGTCTTATGTGGCTTTCCAAG ATTCCAAAAGAGGTGGAATTGCTGAACAAAGATAATATTTACATGGCAAGTGCAAGCCCGCGGCAGGTGATCCACGCATACTACAATCAATTTCGAAACGATTTTTCGACTTTTCTCCGGTGCCGTTCGGAGGAAGTAGTCTCCGGTACTGGACGAATGGTGTTAACTGTTCTGGGAAGGAGAAGTGAGGATGCTCGTAGCAAGGAGTGCTGCTATATTTGGGAGCTTTTGGCCCTCGCTCTCAAACAAATGGTAGCTGAG GGGGTGATAGAAGAAGAAAAGCTGCATTCTTTCAACATCCCTCAGTACACACCATCCCCTACAGAAGTGAAGGAGGAGGTCGAAAAGGAAGGTAGCTTCGGCATCAACCACCTCGAGACGTCGGAAATCTCGTGGGCCGCTTGGGGCAAAGGCTTCcatgccgccgccgccgccgagCCTGATGGGAACAACGTGAGCGGTTGCATGAGATCCGTGGCGGAACCGTTGTTGTCTGAACGTTTCGGAGAATCCGTAATGGATCAAATATTTGACAAGTACAGCAAAATTCTTTGTGATCGCTTGGCTAAGGGAGAGGAGCCAAAATTTGTCAATGTCACTGTCTCCATGACGAGGaagtaa